The Lathyrus oleraceus cultivar Zhongwan6 chromosome 5, CAAS_Psat_ZW6_1.0, whole genome shotgun sequence genome includes the window TTCCTCTCTCGAAAATGTTATCTCTGAATAACGAGACTGTCATTGGCTCTCTCTTAACACTTGACCTCGTCACCGACTTTCTCTTAGTACTGGACCTCCTCACTGACTCTCTTTGAGCACTAGACCTCTTTGAACCAAATTCCCACCTATCTCTGATATACACAAATGCATGAACATATAATGTTAATCACAACTCATAATCAATCAACAAATGACATCTCGTATCCCACTAAAATATTATCTATGAACAAAATTCCTCTCTGGACAAGGTTCTCTTTGAACCACACAACTCGAAAATAATGCTATATAATTAAATCTCAATAATTATATTAAAACTACAGAGTAAAATACACATTATTACTCAATAACTCAAATTATTCTTCAACTCAtaaaacacccaaacacatcaacATAATACTAATTATTTATATTTTCTCACAACTCGTGAAAAGGGTGATAATTTTTGTCTTTAACTCAATAGAGTCCTCGTGACGATTTCTAAACAACTATTTAATAATCTCCAAAACTCTAAATAACTCCCAATGACTCTAAAATACTCTAATGTATTCTAAAATACTCAAAAGTACTTTAAAGTGCTCAAAATACAACTCTTGCATATAAAGATAACTCTTATGAATTCTATTGGCCGACGACCTAACTCAAATAATACTAAAACAACCACAAAGTCACAATTTGATCTCAAACTTATTAAAAGGATAGGGATAAGTCACTGAACTCAAAATTACTCAAAACTCAATAATACGTAATTCATATAACACTCCAAATATATCAAACCAATTCATTGATCATATTATAGTCAACTCAACCATTTCAGTTTCAATTCAAAACATGTCAGTATTTCAAAATACAACACTAACTCACTACTCTAAATATATTTGAACTCTAATTCAACATTAGGAATGTTAACAACTCTAAACTCATAACAACTTAAGTCCCTTAATTTAATCAATTCTAAAACATGTCACTAACTCAATTTTAAGTTATTTATAATTATGTTTAATTTCTTAAATTGCTAAAGGGTTTCCCAAAACTCTATACTTAATTCTAAATCTGTCTCACCTCAAAATAGAACCAAATACTATAGTCTTAGGATAAAATTATGAAATCTTCAGTCGAAAAGTTTTGTAAACCCTCTTCCAAAAGCACTTAACTAGAGTTACGAAACTCCAGTTCTATTCGTTTTAGTTCAGTCCTATCACGATAACTTCTACATAAACTCTAAAGCAGAATGTCTGACTTCAAAATAGAATAAAAAATTATATACTCATGATAAAATTGCGAAACTCTCCTATTTGAAAGATTATTAAGTTCTCTTTCTAACGGAACTGACAATCCAAACAGACTTTAGAAACTCAAGTTACACGTGAAACATGATGACCAACGCAAAATTGAAATTGACTACGCCTCTGGTATAAAAATCAACGAACTGCTACTGTTGTAGTGCTCATATACCCAATTTCCCCACTTTCAGAGAAAGATTATTGCGTTAGCTTTCTGACGCAACTGACGTCACCTCAAACAAACTTACGAAGCTCGAGTTATGCATGAAATAAGACGATGTATTCGCCTATTTAAGTTCTAACCGTCCCAAAGATACACATAAATTGCATACATATGAATATATATCAGAATCTAACTATTAACAAATTGCCAAAAGGGCACAACCACAAAATATTATATAATAAGAAAGTATTCATCAGGGATTCAAATAACAATAGaataagagaagaaaaatcaatTCAAAAGGGTTAAGACCAACCCTTAGACCACGGATATACAATCACAAACATAAAAAGGAGAATAAGAAGATATGAGGGTAAAGACCCCTCACTATCCGGTTGTCTAATCACATATATGTAAATAGTTTCTCCCCCTTACCTCGAATTGCATATCAATGAATTTCTTGCCATTTGGAATATTTCTCCCTCCTCCTTTTAAGCTCTATCTTGATTCTGCCTCTTTGTCTATTTCTCCAAAGATTTTCACATGTTATGAAAACTTTCCCACAATAACTTATCTATTTATTCACCATAATTTAATCCATTATCATATCATCCCTGAATTCTTCTCATACCCATAATCTTACtattttctattattttattAAATCTCACGACACCCACAACTCTTAATCATTTCATCCTTTACTCcttaattttaataaaaaatctATTTTCTCCGAActataaaatatttataattttcTTAATAtgtttaatatttaattaaattaaataattaactAAAACTCTCAAAAACTctattataaataaaatattaaaattagGGTGTTACAAAATGGAAATGTGTGGTCCGAGTCACTTTTATCAGACCTTATGGTGGATGCAAATGTACACGTTGTGTACACTAATTGATAGCTCAATTGATGTTAGGTGAATAAAGAATCACAAATGATTCTTTAAATGAAGTTGTGAGTGAATCACCCTTTGTGTCTTATAGTATATAGCAATTTAGGACCATATCTCAAGAAAGTCTGATTGAGGATACTTATTGTGATTAATTATGCTAATCATCACCTCTTAATTATATTCTAGAATCAAACTTTGATGGAGGTGGATCCTCAGATCTGGTATCCATGATTACCTAATCCACTAATATGTCCAATCCATTTGATGTCTTATGAACAAATTATTTAATATTGGATCAATACTTAAAAGGGACCAAACCTAACCTGAAATAAATATCCGAAAAATACAGGTCATTCATGCATAAAATATATAAAATTCGCAGAGTTAAAATGGTTTAAgatattttttaatattatatcTTAAAAAATTCATGATGTATAAAGCATATTAGTATTATAATAAATATGAGAAAATTTACTAGTAGAGtcaaattataaaaaaaaaatgataaaatgaAGGCTACAAAATTATACCTATTCATCTAATTGTACTCTAACTTAATCTAACTAATTATAATTAGACAAATAACCATCTTAAATTAACTAATATCTTGCATAAATCAAAATTCAATTTTTTCTTAAAGAACTATATTTAGGAATGAAGGCTAAAAAATTATAACTATATTCTAACTCAATCTAACTAATCATTATTAGATAAATAAGTATCCAACTAACGGACTATCTTGCTCAAATCAAAAATCAATTTTTTCCAAAAAGAAGTATATCTATATTTAATATCAAAAAcagtttaaaaaaaataatgTGAATAATTAATtttgtaataataataatgaatAATAAATTTTTGAGATGCCGTGTATTACCACCCGTCCAGACGGTGATCTAACGCAAAAGCAATCAAGAGCGTGTTTGGCTACGCAAGGACATATTCGCGTTTTGGCGATTCTAAAAGCGCGTTTTTGAGTCAAAAAACGCGGCCCCAAACACACGCAAATAGGAAAGTGGATACAGAACATTCTAGAAGCAGAAAAACAACGCAACCCTGTCTGTCCCTTTTTCTCTCTCTCACCTTATTATCCCTTTCCCCTGActcaaatcaaatccaattcTTCTTCGATCAAACCCttttcaatttcaaccttctcCCCGAATTCTCATCTTCTTCCTCCGAATCCTTGGTTTTCAGCATGGCATCCAAACGCATCCTCAAGGAACTCAAGGATTTGCAGAAGGATCCTCCTACCTCATGCAGCGCAggtgaaaccctaattttcttTTACCCCTTTTCTTCTTGTGTTTTTGTTATGATTCTTAAGGATCTGTTATCTTTATGAGTTTTTATTTTTGGGATGATTAGGATTTAGGACTATACAAGATTTTTTAGGGTTTCAAATTATTGTTAAAAATGTCATGGTTTAACAAGTTAGGTGAACGTTGATGATTCAGTTTTAATAACTCTGTTTTGTTGTGATTTTCAGGTCCTGTTGCTGAGGACATGTTTCACTGGCAAGCAACAATCATGGGACCTGCTGATAGCCCCTATTCAGGTGGTGTGTTTTTGGTTTCAATTCACTTTCCTCCCGATTATCCATTCAAGCCACCAAAGGTAATCAAAACCCTAACTTTGTTACTACGTTGCTCGTATGTATGTATGTATAATCTCTTTTTTATGATGTTAATAATTTTTAGAGGTCTATTTTTTCATAAATGTAAAGGAAGTAGGTTCTCCTTGTGTCTTTGTTTCTTTGGCTGTAGCAAGTGGATATTTAGCAGCTTTTGCTGTATTAGAGGGTATAAACCATCATATGTGGTTATTGGTTCTGGTTGGTTATAAATCTGCTCGTTTGTAGCTAATTCATCATGACTTCTGATGGTGTCGAAAAAACTAATAGAGTAGCTGTTAGATGAATTATCATTTCAATTATATTTTTCCTTTCATTTCCGTCTTTACTCGTCAAATCTTATTGTTGTCTTTCATTTTCTTCTTTACTCAACAGTTAACCGGATAAGTATCCGGTTTAATTTGTTCACAAGTTACAGATGTTGTTTTATTGCCTGTTAGTTAATTTGCTTAATATTTTGTACCGTAGTCTTTAAATTATAAGTTATTTTAATACTGCAGGTTGCATTTAGGACTAAGGTATTCCATCCAAACATCAACAGCAACGGAAGTATCTGTCTCGACATTCTGAAAGAACAATGGAGCCCAGCGTTGACCATTTCCAAGGTTCGATTTTACTTGTTCTTGATAATTAATGATTATGTATGAAGTTTTAGCTAAATGTGACACCTGGTTTGTGTTGTGTTGCCTTTTAGAATGATTTGCAAACTCCTTGTGAAAAATGTTGGACAAATGTGTTGTCATTTTTTGAGCTTATTTAGTTGCATTAACCAATTTTGGACAAATACAAATTCTGACTCTGAAATGCACTTGCCTAGTGAAATTTAGAATCACAAACTTTGCTAATTGTTTGGAACTTCAATTGAAGTATAAATTTTAATCAAGGAGTGAAGCTTATTTTCACATGTAAAATTTGTCTATCCATGTCTTTTTGTACTCTTACCACTTGTATTGTTATTTACTGCAGTAATCTCATCGACGTCTTTTATGTGTTTCATGTACTACTTGTGCTggtattattattattttttgttgGGAAATTTGAAAGCATAGCACCAAAAAAATAATTCAAGATATGCTTACTGTCCATATTTTTGAAGCACTTAAGAACTGTAAATCTTTTTGAGGCTCATAAGAGAAAAGTTAGGTCAGTAATATTTCAAGTGCAGAAGTGGCTGAATATGAATATCTACTCTTTCTGTTGACTAGAGATATAGTTTGTGTCATCTCCATATAAGTTGATTATATGATTCATAGAAATTTACTGCTAATAATTGAATGTGTTATTTTTCTCCTTGTTTAATGAGAGCTTTGTTTGGAATGATGATGTTGTCATATGTGCCAAGCCTTGCTCTAAATCTTGCCAAAAGATAAACCTAACATTCACTTTTTTAGGTCCTCTTGTCGATTTGCTCGTTGCTGACGGATCCCAATCCCGACGACCCTTTGGTGCCTGAAATCGCACATATGTACAAGACCGACAGGACCAAGTACGAAGCCACCGCACGCAGCTGGACACAGAAGTATGCCATGGGATGACCAAATCATCCTCTCAACTGTTTAATGCAACCGCACACTCATGCTTTATGTAAACCAAAGATATTTTGAATGATTGCTTTTGTTATTGTTGTCAATGGAACTCAACCATTGCAAGGGAAATTAATTGTCATTTGTGAATATTCATGAGACATTTGGTGAAAACTTTCTGGTTATTTACATGCTATTCCCAACGGATGATGATAAATGAAAATTTTTAATTACCAATAAGGTAATTGCTGCATGTTCATTTAAGAATTTTTTGGTTTAGCATATTCATTTTTTTTGTCTTGTGATCATGTTTATGTCATTAGGTTTTTATTTATGATGATGTTGTCATTCCTAAGTTTGATTTATGTTTGTGTATATATTATTACCCGGCTAAACATACAACTCTATTTTTGTTGCTTTTCCAACCTAGAAAATCCATCTTGACCCATCTTTTCTGGTCGGTCCAAGAGGCACCAGCTTTGACTTGGACTCAACTCTGCTACTATGATGTCTACAGCTTAGGTTCCTCTGTCCTAGCCTTGTTTTTGTGGTTGATCTATATACCGGTGTACACATTTCTAAGGAGCCCTATTATTGCACAACAAGGATTATATACATCTTTGAAATAATTTTGGTGACTTTTTTTTCTATCTCAACCATCATTCTCTCTCATCTAACCTCTCTCTTCAAAATGAACTGAAGTTATCAAAGCATAGGCTGGTGATTCACATTGGAGATTCTTCGTAACAAACAGTCCGGTTATCCATGTAGTTGTTGAGCCTAACATCAGAATCTACCCAACAGTCTGTCCAAACTTTAGAATCATAAATTTTGGCTTCTACTGTTCCATCAGTCATAGTCTTTCTATCATACTTGCCACACATAACACTTCTTCACAAataatttttccacttttgaTCTTCCACTCTAACTTCGCAATACAAGCTGTGTTCATCTCTTTGAGATTCCTCAACCCCAAACCTCCAATCTTCTTTGGTTATTTCGTTTCACCTAATAGTATGCATATGTCTCTCATTTTTTACTATGCCCCCATATAAATTTTTTCTGGATCTTATGGATCTCCTTCATACAAGTGAGAGACACTTTATTACTCATCATCATAACATAGGTAGGAAACTCTTCAATCAATAATTTAGCTAGCGTAATAAATGCTTTTCCCTTCCAATTAGTTATAAAGAGATATCAATTGGATTGATGGGCTTATTTATTTGAAGAAATTGAAAGTGGAATTTTAGTAAACAAGAGAAAAGTGGGATATTTTGAGGTTTAATGGAGCAAAATAGATTATTAAAGTGAAAAATTTGTGTGATATTCTATAAAGAAAAAACAAGTAGAAGTATTTTTTATAGTTAGACACCGCACCGGCTAACAGTAGCTACTTTCTCTCAATTGGAATAAAGAAATAATACACTAAATGCAATAAAAAACCTCATAGATATTGATTCCATTGTCATAAAATAAATTCTCAAATTACTTTGGAGTTGAATATAAGCAACACAATTCATATTTTTATGATATTTAATGTATACAAACGAACTCTAATTAATCTCACACACATTAATTATGTCAACTTATTAGGAAGaaaaaacatttatttttaacttttatGTTTGCTCTCCTATCTATGTGAAAAGTCAAAATTGTCCATAATGAATGTGACgagaaacaaaaaaaaagagaagtTTGAATTGAGTTTCTTTATAAAAAATTTCAATCCAACACAACAGGCAGAAAAACAAAGAACAAAAGTAATAAAACGATTATTTTCATTCTGATTCACTGTTAACTAAGTTACCTTCAGTCCATCAGTCACAGTACTTTCGTCTTATCAACAAGgatttaatccactataaccaaactgTATACAATACAAAGACCTATAACTAATGTCTTCTTGAGTATTCTGACTAAATCCTAATCACTCAAGAAAAATACAATCAAACAAATTGAGATACAAATGTGTGTTTACAAAGTGCTTATAAGAAACCAAAatacacaaatgaatgcaaagGTGTGTAACACTATTTCATTCTTCCAAGCCTCCTTTATATATGCAATGAAAAGATCCGTTTGAGGGTAAAGTTGGAATACCAATATGCAGTTGTATCCTTGCATAACGACTTGTGAAAATGAGAGGCAAAATGGTATAATAGTACAATCCTTAGTCCATAAAATCAATGTAGTAGTCCATAAAATAAGCGTAGTAGAAAGAATATTTGATcttgtactatgtactattttCCTTACGTAAAAtcttttgatcttatcttcaataTTCAGGGATTTCTGATAGTTAGGTGATGAAGCATGCATAAGAGAAGATTAAGAGTCTGGTTGAGAGAAACTTTAGAACcctggtcttcagagtctttaCATAGTTCATCAGAACCTAGTCTTCAGAATCTGGTGATACAGTTCAAAGTTATTGAGAGAGTAGGGCTTTAGAGCATATTAACATCAAAAGCATCAGAGTTGCAAAGCTTTAGATGAGCGTAAAGTCAGAAGAAAGTACATAATCCAGAGCTTGATTATCTTGTAAACCACGTAACTCAGAGTTATAGTGCACTAGATTCAAAATCTGATGACATCACATATCATTCATTTAGAGTCAGAACTTAAAATCTAGTATCTGCACACTAAACAAATTGATTAGGGTAAAATTGTTCTCTAAGAGTCTATAAattattatcatcaaaacataaggctagatgcagaaccaaatcttgttcttacacATAGCATTCAGAGATGCATATCCGGATGCGCATTTTCACAAACACCTTAAATGAAATTGCTAAGAAACCCTTATTCTATTAACATTTAGTCCAGAGATTCATATGTATGCTTAAAAGGTTaatctggagatgcatctctgtaaCATCCCTTAGTTTGATATTCAATGAGTTTTTCGGAGAGGCATCTCCAGAATATGCTTTGTTTGTTCAAACCAGAAACAACCAAGAACAATGGCAAAATGGAAAAACAACATAACTtaacatcaaaataaacattaCATAGATAATTGTTAATGTTAACATAATTTTAACATTAAATGTCATTACAAACGCGCGGTTTAGGACATTGTAACATTCTTATAATATCTTCAACTGATATTGCAACCGTCACATTCATTTCAATCATATCATTGGTTGAGTAACAGTAAAAGGTACTCCACATAACCTTTAAATCATCATTCGTCTTCAGTTCAAACATGTTGAACTGTATATTCCCTTCATTGTCAATCGAGGGTGAACGGTACTAGAGCATGACAACTCTCTGATTATTTGGATATCGTAGGGGAGTATTCAATTTGAATTTCAGATTGACGAGAAATATGTCCTCGGAGATCCTAAACTGAAATAGGGGATTTGTGTCATTAAAATACACAAAGACAAGATGGGGATATGTATTCATTCTgtttttttttaagaaaatgGAATGAGAGACCCTATTTACAAAATTTATGGATTAATAAGGATCTTACAATTCCTATCTTATCATTAAGACATATTTGGGATATGCATCTACGAATacacttttttttaaaaataaaataagggACTTTACGACACATCCGTATAGTCTGATGTTTTGTTTTTTAATACTTAAAAAGTATgtccagagatgcatctctagacTCACCCAAACCATTGTTCATACAAAACCAGTGTATAATGCAGTGCATAATTTAAAAACACTGAAATTATCCAAAAATTAACACTTAATTTTATAACATTATGGACATTACATACAAAAAATGAGTTACACTGTTAGATTAAAACTAAAATGCATCAAAACATATGTCACTACCTAAATCTATTTGTGGTTCCTTCTTTGACCTTTCCTTATTTGTTTCTCTTTTAAGTCACTTAATTTAGTGAAATCTTCCATCCCTTTCAGAAAGTGATCTGACCAAGTTTCAACATCTTATGAGAAACGCGTCGTCCACTCTGGTGATGTCTTTTATATAAGACATATCACTTTCAAATAAACTTAAAAATGGATGTTTTTTGATAGTCAACCAATACACTTGATGCGTTCAGATGAATTTTGAAGGTGGCTTACTTTGAAGTAGAAATAACGTTTCTGAGAAACCATATCGTGTTAAATCAATACACCCCTTATAATAAGCACTTTCTATAAGGTGTCTCATTTTCGGGAATCACATCCATTTGTCAAACGCAACTAGCCCACTAAGATAAGGAACAAGGGCATTGAGAATTACATAATAATTTTCTTTGTTCCCATATAACTTTGTGCATGAGATCCTAGGCGTCTTCATCTCTTGTATAAGATGTCAACAGGAAAATTGGTATTTGTCCTCTCCTTTACCGAGCAAAATCGAAACAACTCGAAAACCATAATTGTTGTCACCTTTAACATTAACAATCTACTCaatgtatttgtgcataaaaagcAGAATCTATTCAAGTGTTTGATTTTTGGTAACGACGGTGGATGAGATGGTTTGCTAATGTGAGCACCCTTGAAAACCTTTTTTTGGGATTTTGGAGTcagaaaatcagaaaaatgtgacTCAACATGTTCAAAGTATGAAGGAGACTATCTCATGGAGTTGTCACTTTGTGTCAGTTTGGCCTTTTCAGGGGCACTCTTTGATTTAACCGGTTTAGACGGTGGTTTCAATCCGTTGTTTTTGGATAGGAAATCTTCCTCAATTGTCCTTTGATGTGCAATTTCATTATGTCATCAACTTTCATGAATCTCTCTTGGATCACATCCCACTCGTTCGTGATAGATATGTTTGATTTATCAAAACAGAGCCTTTCCTAATGAGTGCAAACTTCATCCATACATATTGGTTTTTCAAGCTTCATCTTCTTTGAAATTAAACAAGCAAATGGAAGACCATACATCTTCTTAAGTGTACATCCATACTTTGAGCCATCTGAACCTATTTTATCTGCTCATTTGGCTACAggaaaaa containing:
- the LOC127084368 gene encoding ubiquitin-conjugating enzyme E2 28; protein product: MASKRILKELKDLQKDPPTSCSAGPVAEDMFHWQATIMGPADSPYSGGVFLVSIHFPPDYPFKPPKVAFRTKVFHPNINSNGSICLDILKEQWSPALTISKVLLSICSLLTDPNPDDPLVPEIAHMYKTDRTKYEATARSWTQKYAMG